A stretch of the Arthrobacter sp. PAMC 25486 genome encodes the following:
- a CDS encoding FAD-dependent oxidoreductase codes for MSEGASPEAAPETVPEAAPARPVILAVDDDPAVLSAVRGDLRSRYGRHYRVLTASGGGEAIETLDRLKLRGDPVAVVISDQRMPEVTGTEVLTAALKLFAEVRTVLLTAYADTEVAIGAINDLHLDYYILKPWDPPEERLFPVIDDLLGDWHAHNQPSYTVTRVVSSRWSARTHEIRDFLQRNQIPMQWFDVDVSEEGRALWDAAEDDGLPLVITPDGTALHAPDVSSLAAALGHKTHADAESFDLAIIGAGPAGLAAAVYGASEGLRTVCVEALVAGGQAGQSSRIENYLGFPAGISGTDLARRAVTQARRFKVDVLAPTSAAGLDLTGPYPRVELADGSAISAGALILACGVAYRSLSVPGSAELEGRGVFYGASLSERDTVAGEDIVVVGGANSAGQAAVYFSEYARSVTILCRAASLGAKMSAYLVDQIAARPNIAVRCGASIDSVTGTEKLEAVAIRDGSGPESVAASALFVFIGASPHTNWLPPQISRDDRGFILTGPALGDLRHRTAGGDRDPFLYETSAPGVFAVGDVRSGSMKRVASAVGEGSVAVQFVHQVLRS; via the coding sequence ATGAGTGAGGGCGCTTCGCCTGAAGCTGCGCCTGAAACAGTGCCTGAAGCTGCGCCTGCGCGGCCGGTGATTCTCGCCGTCGACGACGATCCTGCCGTGCTCAGCGCCGTCCGGGGCGATCTTCGCAGCCGGTACGGTCGCCACTACCGGGTGCTTACAGCGTCCGGCGGCGGTGAGGCCATCGAGACGCTCGACCGGTTGAAACTGCGAGGTGACCCGGTCGCCGTCGTCATTTCAGACCAGCGCATGCCGGAGGTCACCGGCACCGAGGTGCTCACCGCGGCCCTGAAGCTGTTTGCTGAGGTGCGCACCGTGCTACTCACCGCGTACGCCGACACCGAGGTGGCCATCGGCGCCATCAATGACCTGCACCTTGACTACTACATTCTGAAGCCGTGGGATCCGCCGGAGGAGCGGCTCTTCCCCGTTATTGACGACCTGCTCGGTGACTGGCACGCGCATAACCAGCCGAGCTACACGGTGACCCGGGTGGTGAGCAGTCGGTGGTCGGCGCGCACGCACGAGATCCGCGATTTTCTGCAGCGCAACCAGATCCCCATGCAGTGGTTCGACGTCGATGTCAGCGAGGAAGGCCGGGCCCTGTGGGACGCTGCGGAGGATGATGGCCTGCCACTTGTCATCACCCCGGATGGCACCGCTTTACACGCCCCCGACGTTTCCTCTTTGGCTGCGGCGCTGGGCCACAAAACCCACGCGGACGCCGAATCATTTGACCTGGCGATCATCGGGGCGGGGCCCGCGGGGCTTGCTGCCGCGGTGTATGGGGCGAGCGAGGGGCTGCGCACTGTATGTGTTGAGGCCCTCGTGGCGGGTGGCCAGGCCGGCCAGTCCTCACGGATTGAGAATTATTTGGGGTTTCCCGCCGGCATCTCCGGCACGGACCTGGCCCGCCGGGCGGTGACGCAGGCGCGCCGGTTCAAGGTTGACGTGCTGGCACCCACCTCCGCTGCGGGTCTGGACCTGACCGGCCCCTATCCGCGCGTGGAACTGGCCGACGGATCTGCCATCAGCGCCGGTGCCCTGATCCTGGCCTGCGGTGTCGCATATCGCAGCCTGTCCGTACCCGGCAGTGCCGAGCTGGAGGGGCGAGGAGTGTTCTACGGGGCGTCGCTGAGTGAGCGGGACACTGTGGCTGGTGAAGACATTGTGGTGGTGGGCGGCGCGAATTCCGCCGGCCAGGCTGCCGTGTACTTTTCCGAATACGCCCGTTCCGTGACGATCCTGTGCCGGGCTGCTTCGCTTGGGGCGAAGATGTCCGCTTACCTTGTGGACCAGATTGCCGCCCGGCCCAACATCGCCGTCCGCTGCGGGGCGTCGATTGATTCGGTTACTGGGACGGAGAAGCTTGAGGCCGTGGCGATCCGGGATGGCTCCGGCCCGGAATCCGTGGCCGCCTCCGCGCTGTTTGTGTTCATCGGAGCCTCCCCGCACACAAACTGGCTGCCGCCGCAGATCTCCCGCGACGACCGCGGCTTCATCCTCACCGGGCCCGCCTTGGGAGACTTGCGGCACCGCACAGCCGGCGGCGACCGGGACCCATTCCTCTACGAGACGAGTGCCCCGGGAGTGTTTGCCGTGGGCGACGTGCGCTCCGGGTCGATGAAACGTGTTGCCTCCGCTGTCGGTGAGGGCTCCGTGGCGGTCCAGTTTGTGCACCAGGTGCTGCGCAGCTGA
- a CDS encoding alcohol dehydrogenase catalytic domain-containing protein: MTSAVLRTSDAQRPYADSEPLTLEQLPVPAPRAGEVLVKIERASLCHSDLSVINGSRIRPLPMALGHEASGTVSGVGPGVQGVKAGDRVVLVFVPSCGHCKACAGGRPALCHRAAEANGAGDLLHGEAILRSASGERINHHLGVSAFSEYAVVARESVVVIDDDVPLDVAAMFGCAALTGIGAVIHSANVTEGQSVIVFGMGAVGLAAVMAAVQIPGTTVIAIDPLAEKQALALRCGAHFAGPPAEASDLVAAHTQFGADVAIEAVGSARVMEACLELLDRGGALVSVGLPHPDQMLNVQALQFAGTGKRLIGSYMGDADPARDIPAYVQMWRDGRLPVELLHTDTKPLAEINQGLDDLADGLVVRRLFTCDAV, encoded by the coding sequence ATGACCAGCGCCGTCCTCCGCACCTCCGACGCGCAAAGGCCCTATGCGGACAGTGAGCCGCTCACCCTCGAGCAACTGCCCGTCCCGGCCCCGCGCGCCGGCGAGGTGCTGGTGAAAATCGAGCGCGCCAGCCTCTGCCATTCAGATCTTTCGGTCATCAACGGCTCCCGGATTCGCCCGCTGCCCATGGCACTGGGGCACGAGGCCAGCGGAACCGTGTCCGGCGTCGGGCCCGGCGTGCAAGGTGTCAAGGCCGGTGACCGCGTCGTTCTCGTCTTTGTCCCCAGCTGCGGGCACTGCAAGGCCTGCGCCGGCGGCCGCCCTGCCCTGTGCCACCGCGCCGCCGAGGCCAACGGCGCAGGCGACCTCCTGCACGGCGAAGCCATCCTGCGATCGGCGTCGGGGGAGCGGATCAACCATCACCTGGGCGTCTCGGCGTTCTCGGAATACGCCGTGGTTGCCCGGGAGTCCGTGGTGGTGATTGACGACGACGTCCCGCTGGATGTCGCCGCCATGTTTGGTTGCGCCGCCCTCACCGGAATCGGCGCCGTCATCCACTCCGCCAACGTCACCGAGGGGCAGTCGGTGATCGTGTTTGGTATGGGAGCCGTAGGCCTTGCCGCTGTCATGGCGGCGGTGCAAATTCCCGGCACCACCGTCATTGCCATCGACCCGCTGGCCGAAAAACAGGCCCTCGCCCTGCGCTGCGGCGCCCACTTCGCGGGGCCCCCGGCCGAGGCTTCCGACCTGGTCGCCGCGCATACCCAGTTCGGTGCCGATGTGGCCATCGAGGCCGTCGGCAGCGCCAGGGTCATGGAGGCCTGCCTGGAGCTGCTGGACCGCGGCGGCGCCCTCGTCTCGGTAGGGCTGCCGCACCCGGACCAGATGCTCAACGTCCAGGCGCTGCAATTTGCTGGCACCGGCAAACGGCTCATCGGCTCCTACATGGGCGACGCCGACCCTGCCCGTGACATCCCCGCCTACGTGCAAATGTGGCGCGACGGGCGCCTGCCCGTCGAACTGCTGCACACGGACACCAAGCCGCTGGCGGAAATCAACCAGGGGCTGGACGACCTGGCTGACGGACTTGTGGTGCGCCGTCTGTTCACCTGCGACGCCGTGTAG
- a CDS encoding PAS domain S-box protein, with the protein MPHNGLGLDSWPPTVTGPLLDLSVDLACVIGFDGRFREATGAWEALLGWSAAELPTLQLTDLLHDADAAAALAQLECARGGIDVVRFQNQAQAKDGTTRWLLWTVAGMPADQEFRAVVCDVTPGHDAEARVLESERRYQDLIESAHDIVQSILPDGHFQFVNRAWHAALGYTPEELPGLTLFDIVDKVDHDHCTVLIAQIMSGMSFDRVEVTFVAKDGHTFPVEGNATGRFRGGEYMATHTFFRDISDRKQAEALTAAYQKQLEDEVAERSAALVQNEKLATLGRLSAGMAHELNNPAAAARRGAALLEGAFSKACTALLTLAHAAQSPEEAARLGELIGRAAVQAQDTDRLDPLDPLRRGDLEADVEDWLESHGLSDSWDAADSLVDLGMDAASLDALAGTFSPDHLGTAITALSQAHTAYGLIAQIGHGAARISAIVAALKDYSYMDRAPVQDVDIHSGLDGTLVMLASKLKLGIEVRRDYGTGVPRIETLGSELNQVWTNLIDNAADAMDGTGRLTIRTRAASGGVCVEIADDGAGIPPEVVGKVFDPFFTTKPPGKGTGLGLNIVFNMVRGMGGHIDVASEPGCTVFRVWLPLRPPDAEPSAERGRRHE; encoded by the coding sequence ATGCCGCACAACGGGCTCGGCCTCGATTCCTGGCCCCCCACAGTCACCGGGCCCCTGCTCGATCTGAGCGTGGATCTCGCCTGCGTCATCGGATTCGACGGGCGTTTCCGGGAGGCCACCGGGGCCTGGGAAGCACTCCTTGGCTGGAGCGCCGCGGAGCTGCCCACCCTCCAGCTCACCGATCTCCTGCACGACGCCGATGCTGCCGCGGCGCTGGCGCAACTGGAGTGCGCCAGGGGAGGGATCGACGTCGTCCGTTTCCAAAACCAGGCCCAGGCCAAGGACGGGACAACCCGGTGGCTGCTGTGGACGGTGGCAGGAATGCCCGCGGACCAGGAATTTCGCGCCGTCGTCTGTGATGTGACGCCCGGACACGACGCCGAGGCGCGCGTGCTTGAGAGCGAGCGGCGCTATCAGGACCTGATTGAATCCGCCCATGACATTGTCCAAAGCATCCTGCCCGACGGGCACTTTCAGTTCGTCAACCGCGCCTGGCATGCAGCCCTGGGCTACACGCCGGAGGAACTGCCCGGGCTGACGCTGTTCGACATTGTGGACAAGGTGGACCACGACCACTGCACCGTGTTGATTGCGCAGATCATGAGCGGGATGTCGTTCGACCGGGTCGAGGTGACGTTTGTGGCCAAGGACGGGCACACGTTCCCGGTGGAGGGCAACGCGACGGGGCGGTTCCGTGGCGGCGAATACATGGCGACCCACACGTTCTTCCGCGACATCAGCGACCGCAAACAGGCCGAGGCGCTGACGGCCGCCTACCAAAAACAGCTGGAGGACGAGGTGGCCGAGCGGTCCGCCGCACTGGTGCAGAACGAAAAGCTGGCGACGCTGGGCCGGCTGAGCGCCGGCATGGCCCACGAGCTGAACAATCCTGCCGCCGCGGCCCGGCGCGGGGCGGCACTCCTTGAGGGTGCATTTTCCAAGGCCTGCACGGCCCTGCTCACCCTGGCCCACGCCGCCCAAAGCCCCGAAGAGGCTGCCCGTCTGGGCGAGCTGATCGGCCGTGCCGCGGTGCAGGCGCAGGACACAGACCGCCTGGACCCGCTGGACCCGCTGCGCCGCGGCGACCTAGAGGCCGACGTTGAGGACTGGCTGGAATCGCACGGACTCAGCGATTCGTGGGACGCGGCGGATTCCCTCGTAGACCTGGGCATGGATGCCGCGAGCCTCGACGCGCTCGCCGGAACGTTTTCGCCGGACCATTTGGGGACCGCCATTACCGCACTGTCGCAGGCGCACACAGCGTACGGGCTCATCGCCCAGATCGGCCACGGTGCGGCGCGGATCTCGGCGATCGTCGCCGCGCTCAAGGACTACAGCTACATGGACCGGGCACCGGTGCAGGACGTCGACATCCATTCCGGGCTCGACGGCACCCTGGTCATGCTCGCCTCCAAACTCAAGCTCGGCATCGAGGTGCGCCGCGACTACGGGACCGGCGTGCCGCGCATCGAGACGCTGGGCAGCGAGCTGAACCAGGTCTGGACGAACCTGATCGACAACGCCGCCGACGCCATGGACGGCACCGGCAGACTCACCATCCGCACCCGGGCCGCCTCGGGTGGGGTGTGCGTGGAAATAGCGGACGACGGCGCAGGAATCCCGCCTGAGGTGGTGGGCAAGGTCTTCGACCCTTTCTTCACCACGAAGCCTCCGGGGAAGGGGACCGGGCTGGGGCTGAACATCGTGTTCAACATGGTCCGCGGCATGGGCGGGCACATCGATGTGGCGTCCGAGCCCGGGTGCACCGTGTTCCGGGTGTGGCTACCGCTGCGGCCGCCCGACGCGGAGCCTTCGGCTGAGCGGGGGAGGCGCCATGAGTGA
- a CDS encoding helix-turn-helix transcriptional regulator: MLAGVSVDYYTKRERGNFGSVSKSVLYALAQALQLNEPEREHLSHLAARTGTIKPGRRRAPQQTVRQSVQRVVDGLSDAPACVRNNSREFSSLWVAHDVRYHDTGSKTLHHPEVGDLELTFEVMDLPVGGQSRIVYGAEPGFSTEEALRLLSIGAATNEQQARVEAAELNS; the protein is encoded by the coding sequence ATGCTCGCGGGCGTGAGCGTCGACTATTACACGAAGCGGGAACGCGGAAACTTCGGCAGCGTCTCGAAGAGCGTCCTGTACGCGCTGGCCCAGGCACTGCAACTGAATGAGCCTGAGCGGGAGCACCTCTCCCACCTGGCCGCCCGCACCGGGACGATCAAACCCGGACGGCGCCGCGCACCCCAACAGACTGTGCGTCAGTCGGTGCAGCGGGTTGTTGACGGGCTGAGCGATGCGCCGGCGTGTGTGCGCAACAACAGCCGGGAATTCTCCTCCCTCTGGGTAGCCCACGACGTCCGCTACCATGACACCGGCTCCAAAACGCTGCACCACCCGGAGGTGGGCGACCTGGAACTAACCTTTGAAGTGATGGATTTGCCGGTAGGGGGGCAGTCACGGATTGTGTACGGTGCCGAGCCCGGGTTCTCAACGGAAGAAGCCCTGCGCCTGCTCTCCATCGGGGCCGCCACCAACGAGCAGCAGGCCCGGGTGGAAGCTGCGGAGCTCAACTCCTGA
- a CDS encoding HAD family hydrolase, whose translation MSAETSTQTIQAVFLDVDGTYADFGVVPDAHVQAVRAARASGHKVFISTGRPLPMLPESILGAGFDGVIASAGAYVEVAGEVLLDREFPADLAARALAALDAHDAVYLLEAQHALYVKPSAEARLRAHIEAHFAADPDGRTTGAAAILGGVRVLSGTDEAIFAKISVYESPVPMAQLVAEIGGDIDVVGNSIADEGPHAGELFQRGISKADGVAAALSRLGIAQKDSIAFGDGQNDLEMLAYAGLGVAVEGSHPDLLAIADRTALPPHQHGIAAAFAELGLIPR comes from the coding sequence ATGAGCGCCGAAACTTCCACGCAAACCATCCAGGCCGTCTTCCTCGATGTCGACGGCACCTACGCGGACTTCGGGGTCGTTCCAGACGCCCACGTGCAGGCGGTCCGGGCCGCCCGCGCCTCGGGACACAAGGTCTTCATCAGCACCGGCCGGCCGCTGCCCATGCTGCCGGAGAGCATTCTCGGTGCGGGTTTTGACGGAGTGATTGCCAGCGCCGGCGCGTATGTGGAGGTGGCCGGTGAGGTCCTGCTGGACAGGGAATTCCCCGCGGATCTGGCCGCCCGCGCCCTCGCCGCCCTTGACGCGCACGACGCCGTCTACCTCCTCGAAGCGCAGCACGCCCTGTATGTGAAGCCCTCCGCAGAGGCCCGGCTGCGCGCCCACATCGAGGCGCATTTCGCCGCGGACCCCGACGGTCGCACCACCGGCGCCGCCGCGATTCTGGGTGGAGTGCGGGTGCTGTCCGGGACTGATGAGGCCATCTTCGCGAAGATCTCCGTCTACGAATCCCCCGTGCCCATGGCGCAGCTGGTGGCGGAAATCGGCGGTGACATTGACGTCGTCGGAAATTCCATTGCGGATGAGGGTCCGCACGCCGGGGAGCTGTTTCAGCGGGGCATTTCCAAGGCCGACGGCGTTGCTGCCGCCCTCTCCCGGCTCGGCATCGCGCAGAAGGATTCAATCGCCTTTGGCGACGGACAGAACGACCTGGAGATGCTTGCCTATGCGGGGCTTGGCGTGGCGGTCGAGGGTTCCCACCCGGACCTGCTGGCCATAGCGGACCGCACTGCACTGCCGCCGCACCAGCACGGCATCGCCGCCGCGTTCGCCGAGCTCGGGCTGATCCCCCGCTGA